The following nucleotide sequence is from Streptomyces leeuwenhoekii.
CTTGGGGTTGAGGATGGAGCCGCGTTCGCCGCCCGTGCAGGTCACCACCAGCACGTCCACCCCCTCGGACACGTACTTCGCCATGGTGGCCGCGCCCTTGCTCGACTCGTCGTCGGGGTGGGCGTGGACGGCCATCAGTCGTAGCTGGTCAGTCAAGACTCAATCCTCGGTCAAGTCGGCGCCCTGTGTGTCGGCGCAGTCCAATGGGTGCCGCCCCGGGGGCTCCGCGAGGGGCGGCGGTCGGGTGGCAGGCGGGGGCTTCTATAGTGACCGAATCGGAGGACGAATAATTCCGGAGCCGGGCTCCGGGGCCTCTTTCGGGACATCCCGTCCCGCTCCTGCCGAGAGGACGATCATGAGCACGGCGAGCACGCGACTTCCCGAGGGCCGCTACGGCCGCTCCTCGGACGAACGGGCCGACCGCACGCTCAAGACCGTCGGCGCCGTCCTGGCGGTGCTGCTGCTCGCCCTGGTCGGCTACTTCGGCTACCACTACGTCGGCAAGAACGAGATCAGCGCCGAAGTGATCAGCTTCGACATCTCCGAGGACGCGGTCGAGGTGCATCTGGAGGTCCGCAAGGACGCCGGCGCCGACGGCTACTGCACCCTGCGCTCCCAGGCGGAGAGCGGCGAGGAGGTCGGCCGGGCCGACTTCCGCTTCGGCGGGGACGACACCCGCATCGACCGGGTCGTCACGCTCCGTACCAAGGCCCAGGGCACCACGGCCGAGCTCCTCGGCTGCCACGCCGACTGACACCGACGGACACGGCCGGAATACCCACCCGCTGACCTGCGTTGACGCAGATCTGGGGGCTTATGTCCTCCCCCTTTCGTCCCTGAATTGTTAGGCTCGTGGTTTCGCCCATCCGTGGAGGAACATTCTTCTGGGTAGGGCGATGCTTTGTATTCCCAGTACCTACGAGGAGCACCTGTGACCCAGACCAGCGAGAACGTCACCTGGCTGACCCAGGAGGCGTACAACAAGCTCAAGGACGAGCTTGAGTACCTTACTGGTCCCGCGCGCACGGAGATCGCCGCGAAGATCGCCGCCGCGCGCGAGGAGGGCGACCTGCGTGAGAACGGCGGGTACCACGCGGCCAAGGAGGAGCAGGGCAAGCAGGAGCTCCGTGTGCGCCAGCTGACCCAGCTCCTCGAGAACGCCAAGGTCGGCGAGCCGCCGGCGTCGAACGGCGCGGTGGCACCGGGCATGGTGGTCACCATCGCCTTCGACGGCGACGAGGACGACACGCTGACCTTCCTGCTCGCCTCCCGCGAGTACGCGAGCTCCGAGATCGAGACCTACTCGCCGCAGTCCCCGCTGGGCGGTGGCGTCATCGGCCACAAGGTCGGCGAGAACGCGGAGTACGAGCTGCCGAACGGCAAGAAGGCCTCGGTGAAGATCCTCAAGGCCGAGCCGTACAACGGCTGACGGACCTGGGGCCCTTCGACGACAGGCCCTGAGGCCCCCGGCGTCCCCGGTGACGCCGGGGGCCTCTGCGCTCCGTCGGCACCGTCCGCGGCGCGCGGCCGTCCGGGGGACACGGACCGGGCGGGCCCGTCGCGAGGCCCGCGCCCCGCACGCCCCCCCGATACCGGCCCGCTCAGGCCATGACCGTGTAGCCCGCGTCGCGCAGCGCCCGGCCGACCTCGGCGCAGTGCACCGGGCCCTCGGTCTCCAGATGAAGCTCGACCTCCGCCTCCGTGAGACCCAGCCGCGGATCGGTGCGCACATGGCTCACGTCCAGGACGTTGGCGTCCACCGCCGACAGCACGCCGAGCAGCGTGGCCAGGGCGCCCGGCCGGTCCGTCAGACGCAGGCGGACGG
It contains:
- a CDS encoding DUF4307 domain-containing protein; amino-acid sequence: MSTASTRLPEGRYGRSSDERADRTLKTVGAVLAVLLLALVGYFGYHYVGKNEISAEVISFDISEDAVEVHLEVRKDAGADGYCTLRSQAESGEEVGRADFRFGGDDTRIDRVVTLRTKAQGTTAELLGCHAD
- the greA gene encoding transcription elongation factor GreA, giving the protein MTQTSENVTWLTQEAYNKLKDELEYLTGPARTEIAAKIAAAREEGDLRENGGYHAAKEEQGKQELRVRQLTQLLENAKVGEPPASNGAVAPGMVVTIAFDGDEDDTLTFLLASREYASSEIETYSPQSPLGGGVIGHKVGENAEYELPNGKKASVKILKAEPYNG